In Buchnera aphidicola (Aphis aurantii), one DNA window encodes the following:
- a CDS encoding polyprenyl synthetase family protein, whose protein sequence is MNLTNFYEFYQYRINQKLFDKLNNLPFQNSILIKSMKYGVLTGGKRLRACLVYIVGEMLKVDIVALDAISIAIELIHAYSLIHDDLPCMDNDYFRRGNLSCHIKYGESFALLAGDALQSLAFNVLSTDPMPGISYQKRIKIISELSNSIGSKGMCIGQTLDLQKDTKELNITELEKINLYKTAFLIRSSVRLSYFSSNFFSKKIFLLLDRLAISVGLAFQIQDDVFDYQSDIKKSKNNNSIYNTYPYLIGIEKSQKKINLLHEEALSILELFKKECFIINKLEFLINFIIQRLK, encoded by the coding sequence GTGAATTTAACTAATTTTTATGAGTTTTATCAATATCGCATAAATCAAAAACTATTCGATAAATTAAATAATTTACCTTTTCAAAATTCAATTCTTATAAAATCTATGAAATATGGAGTATTGACAGGGGGCAAAAGATTACGTGCATGTTTAGTGTATATTGTTGGTGAAATGTTGAAAGTGGACATTGTTGCATTAGATGCAATATCTATTGCTATTGAATTAATTCATGCTTATTCTTTAATTCATGATGATTTACCATGTATGGATAATGATTATTTTCGAAGAGGAAATTTGTCTTGTCATATAAAATACGGTGAAAGTTTTGCTCTACTTGCTGGGGATGCACTTCAAAGTTTGGCATTTAATGTTTTATCGACAGACCCTATGCCTGGTATTTCTTACCAAAAACGTATAAAAATTATTTCTGAATTATCCAATTCTATTGGATCTAAAGGAATGTGTATTGGACAAACATTAGATTTACAAAAAGATACAAAAGAATTGAATATTACTGAATTAGAAAAAATCAATTTATATAAAACTGCATTTTTAATTAGATCATCTGTTCGATTGTCATATTTTTCTTCAAATTTTTTTTCTAAAAAAATTTTTTTGCTTTTAGATCGTCTTGCTATTTCTGTAGGTTTAGCATTTCAAATTCAAGATGATGTTTTTGATTATCAGAGTGATATTAAAAAGAGTAAAAATAATAACAGTATTTATAATACATACCCATATTTAATAGGTATCGAAAAATCTCAGAAAAAAATCAATTTATTACATGAAGAAGCATTATCTATTTTAGAGTTATTTAAAAAAGAGTGTTTTATTATTAATAAATTAGAATTTTTAATAAATTTTATAATCCAACGTTTAAAATGA
- a CDS encoding MFS transporter, protein MKNYKMNFFELQVTLSFCIVFLLRMLGVFSMLPVLSKYGLYLDGGNKFLIGLSVSAYAVAQMIFQIPFGLLSDKFGRKEIIIFGLFVFFIGSIIAANTNSISGLIIGRFIQGSGAISGVSMALLSDLIRKENRVKSTAAIGISFAISFLISIVLGSLVIKKFSFSFIFWFSSIFSIVCIFVVFFMIPSLNNKASIKKIFKKEIELLNLKNIKYFFNKNFCRFYLGIFFLHFLLTMHFLIIPHQLEVSGIILNYHWIIYLVTIMFSFFVLYFIVFYKKFYFCLKNIIELCIILIFLSSLLFLLLYSHLVSLIIALQIFFIAFNILEVFLPTYLSKKISIYNFKGSIMSIYSVSQYLGISLGGIINGWLYTYLNISQIFLFEMYLVFIWFILNCFCKK, encoded by the coding sequence ATGAAAAATTATAAAATGAATTTTTTTGAATTACAAGTTACATTGAGTTTTTGTATTGTTTTTTTATTACGTATGCTGGGTGTATTTTCTATGCTTCCGGTATTGAGTAAATATGGCTTATATTTAGATGGGGGTAATAAATTTTTAATTGGATTATCTGTTAGTGCTTATGCTGTTGCTCAAATGATATTTCAAATTCCATTTGGTTTGTTATCTGATAAGTTTGGTAGAAAAGAAATAATTATCTTTGGTCTTTTTGTTTTTTTTATTGGAAGTATAATAGCTGCTAATACAAATTCTATTTCAGGACTAATTATTGGAAGGTTTATACAAGGTTCTGGCGCTATTTCTGGTGTATCTATGGCATTATTATCTGATTTAATTCGTAAGGAAAATCGTGTTAAATCTACTGCAGCTATAGGTATCAGTTTTGCTATTTCTTTTTTGATTTCTATTGTTTTAGGTTCGTTAGTTATTAAAAAATTTAGTTTTTCTTTTATTTTTTGGTTTTCTTCTATATTTTCAATTGTTTGTATTTTTGTTGTTTTTTTTATGATTCCTTCCCTTAACAATAAAGCGAGTATAAAAAAAATTTTTAAAAAAGAAATAGAATTATTGAATTTAAAAAATATTAAATATTTTTTTAATAAAAATTTTTGTAGATTTTATTTAGGTATATTTTTTTTGCATTTTTTATTAACAATGCATTTTTTAATTATACCCCATCAATTAGAAGTTTCTGGAATTATATTAAATTATCACTGGATAATTTATTTAGTTACAATAATGTTTTCTTTTTTTGTTTTATATTTTATAGTGTTTTATAAAAAATTTTATTTTTGTTTAAAAAATATTATTGAATTATGTATTATTTTAATTTTTTTATCATCATTGCTTTTTTTATTATTATATTCTCACTTAGTCTCTTTAATAATAGCTTTACAAATATTTTTTATTGCCTTTAATATATTAGAAGTATTTCTTCCCACATATTTAAGTAAAAAAATATCTATTTATAATTTTAAAGGTAGTATTATGAGTATTTATTCTGTTAGCCAATATTTAGGGATATCTTTAGGAGGAATCATTAATGGATGGTTATATACTTATTTAAATATTTCACAAATTTTTTTATTTGAAATGTATTTGGTATTTATTTGGTTTATTCTTAATTGTTTTTGTAAAAAATAA
- a CDS encoding TusE/DsrC/DsvC family sulfur relay protein — MLSIKNTKPSLTYEKIEKDLEGYLKNNKDWNIKLAEEIAKKEKIILTDKHWEIIYFIRKFYFDYNITPSMRMLINGIRKEIGKKIHSVYLFQLFPKGPAKQASKIAGIPKPSKCL, encoded by the coding sequence ATGTTATCAATAAAAAATACTAAACCATCTCTCACTTATGAAAAAATAGAAAAAGATTTAGAAGGTTATTTAAAAAACAATAAAGATTGGAATATTAAATTAGCCGAAGAAATTGCAAAAAAAGAAAAAATAATACTCACAGATAAACACTGGGAAATAATATATTTTATAAGAAAATTTTATTTCGACTATAATATTACACCATCAATGCGAATGCTAATCAATGGGATTAGAAAAGAAATTGGAAAAAAAATTCATAGCGTTTATTTGTTTCAATTATTTCCTAAAGGTCCAGCAAAGCAAGCTAGTAAAATAGCTGGAATACCGAAACCTTCAAAATGTTTATAA
- the cyoE gene encoding heme o synthase yields the protein MLRYYLEIIKPRIILGNVILTIGSFLFSSRFSFNFFLFISTILGTSLVIAASCVFNNLIDIKIDCKMCRTQNRVLVKKLIKPISGYIFGIIIGILGICILGFLVNFLSMFLALIGFIIYVFIYTFLKRTSIYSTFFGSFSGSIPSVIGFSAVNNNISSFCIILFITLIFWQMSHFYAISIVYLKDYKNANLSVFSVVKGVLKTKKHIFYYIICFTLSSFLLTFLGYLGYFFLFFISILNFYWLYISYLNIKEKDNFKLSKKLFYLSIIIIVFFNILISIDFKY from the coding sequence ATGTTGAGATATTATTTAGAAATAATTAAACCTCGTATTATTTTAGGAAATGTCATTTTAACTATAGGTAGTTTTTTATTCTCGTCTCGTTTTTCTTTTAATTTTTTTTTATTTATATCTACTATTCTAGGAACATCTTTAGTAATTGCTGCTAGTTGTGTTTTTAATAATTTAATTGATATAAAAATTGATTGTAAAATGTGCCGAACTCAAAATAGAGTTTTAGTTAAAAAACTAATTAAACCTATATCAGGTTATATTTTTGGAATTATTATAGGTATTTTAGGTATATGTATATTAGGTTTTTTAGTAAATTTTTTATCAATGTTTTTAGCACTCATTGGATTTATTATTTATGTTTTTATTTATACTTTTTTAAAAAGAACATCGATATATTCTACTTTTTTTGGTAGTTTTTCAGGTTCAATACCATCTGTAATTGGTTTTTCTGCTGTTAATAATAATATTAGTTCATTTTGTATTATTTTATTTATTACTTTAATATTTTGGCAAATGTCTCATTTTTATGCTATTTCTATTGTTTATCTAAAAGACTACAAAAATGCAAATTTATCTGTTTTTTCTGTTGTAAAGGGTGTTTTAAAAACAAAAAAACATATTTTTTATTATATCATCTGTTTTACTTTATCTAGTTTTTTATTAACATTTTTAGGTTATCTAGGTTATTTTTTTCTTTTTTTTATTTCAATTTTAAATTTTTATTGGTTGTATATATCATACTTAAATATAAAAGAAAAAGATAATTTTAAGTTATCTAAAAAACTATTTTATTTATCTATTATAATAATTGTATTTTTTAATATATTAATTTCAATTGATTTTAAATATTAA
- the cyoD gene encoding cytochrome o ubiquinol oxidase subunit IV, with the protein MHKCFKFYLDKKVQSYIYSFLLSILLTIVPFFISKNNFLPHLTNKLIILLCAFIQIVIHFVYFLHLNSMKKKNWYLTSLLFILIIIFIVIFGSIWIMFNLKHHVMMI; encoded by the coding sequence ATGCATAAATGTTTTAAATTTTATTTGGACAAAAAAGTACAATCTTATATATATAGTTTTTTACTCTCTATATTATTAACGATAGTTCCATTTTTCATTTCAAAAAATAATTTTTTACCACATTTAACAAATAAATTAATAATTTTATTATGTGCTTTTATTCAAATTGTCATACATTTTGTCTATTTTTTACATTTGAATAGCATGAAAAAGAAGAATTGGTATTTAACATCGCTATTATTTATTTTGATTATTATATTTATTGTTATATTTGGTTCTATATGGATTATGTTTAATTTAAAACATCATGTTATGATGATATAA
- a CDS encoding cytochrome c oxidase subunit 3, translating into MIKKITNKIPYSCKDDHVQSNKLFGLWIYLMSDCVMFAVLFAVYAIIFNNLPVNFINHKIFHLSSIFFETCILLLSSLTCAMLTIAQDKKNIKMVYFYFIFTFFLGIVFLIMEGNEFYDLFIENYTPDKHAFFSIFFTIIGTHGIHIIFGLIFILSIIYQIFKLGLTHTIQTRILCFSLFWHFLDIIWICIFTFVYLNME; encoded by the coding sequence ATGATAAAAAAAATAACAAATAAAATTCCATATTCCTGCAAAGATGATCATGTACAAAGTAATAAATTATTTGGATTGTGGATATATTTAATGAGTGATTGCGTTATGTTTGCTGTTTTATTTGCCGTATATGCAATTATTTTTAATAATTTACCTGTTAATTTTATTAATCATAAAATTTTTCATTTATCTTCTATTTTTTTTGAAACATGTATTTTATTATTAAGCTCGTTAACATGTGCTATGCTAACTATAGCACAAGATAAAAAAAATATAAAAATGGTTTATTTTTATTTTATATTTACTTTTTTTTTAGGTATAGTGTTTTTGATAATGGAAGGTAATGAATTTTATGATTTATTTATAGAAAATTATACCCCTGATAAACATGCTTTTTTTTCTATTTTTTTTACAATTATAGGTACACATGGTATTCATATTATTTTTGGTTTAATTTTTATATTATCAATCATTTATCAGATTTTTAAATTAGGATTAACTCATACTATTCAAACTAGAATATTGTGTTTTAGTTTATTTTGGCATTTTTTAGATATCATATGGATTTGTATTTTTACTTTTGTTTATTTAAATATGGAGTAA
- the cyoB gene encoding cytochrome o ubiquinol oxidase subunit I, producing MFGKLTLDAIPYNEPIIMVTYFFIILIGLCLISGITYYGKWKYLWSEWFSTVDHKKIAIMYGILAFVMLFRGFVDAILMRAQQVISSSGNPGFLPSHHYDQIFTAHGVIMIFFVAMPLVIGLMNLVIPLQIGSRDVAFPFLNSLSFWLNVSSAVLLTISLGIGEFAQTGWLAYPPLSGIKYSPGVGVDYWIWSLQISGIGTTLTGINFLVTILKMRAPGMNLFKMPVFTWTALCTNILIIISFPVLTITLILLTLDRYLNFHFFTNDLGGNAMMYVNLIWIWGHPEVYILVLPVFGIFSEVVATFSKKRLFGYVSLVWATLAITILSFIVWLHHFFTMGAGSNVNAFFGITTMIIAIPTGVKIFNWLFTMYQGRVHMHSSMLWTIGFLLTFSIGGMTGVLLSIPPADFILHNSVFLVAHFHNVIIGGVVFGCFAGINYWFPKLFGFVLNEIWGKRAFWFWIIGFFTAFMPLYFLGLMGMTRRLSQNIDVEFHFLLCVSAFGAILIGIGIICQIVQFYVSIKYRRNNLDITGDPWDGRTLEWSTSSPAPFYNFAIVPHVKNKDDFWESKKQKKHIKNIDYHEIHMPKNTGLGVVIGFLSLIFGFSAVWHITWLCLLSFFTIITSLIIKSTNEHNEYVVSIKEIKEIEDQKFLNIKKVGLK from the coding sequence ATGTTTGGAAAATTAACATTAGATGCTATACCTTATAATGAGCCCATTATAATGGTGACTTATTTTTTTATTATTTTAATTGGACTATGTTTAATCTCGGGTATTACTTATTATGGAAAATGGAAATATTTATGGTCTGAATGGTTTTCAACTGTTGATCATAAAAAGATAGCTATTATGTACGGTATATTAGCTTTTGTTATGTTATTCAGAGGTTTTGTAGATGCTATATTGATGCGTGCTCAACAAGTTATTTCATCCTCAGGAAATCCTGGTTTTTTACCTTCACATCATTATGATCAAATATTTACAGCACATGGTGTGATAATGATTTTTTTTGTAGCTATGCCTCTTGTTATTGGATTAATGAATTTAGTTATTCCACTTCAAATTGGCTCTCGAGATGTGGCATTTCCTTTTCTTAATAGTTTAAGTTTTTGGTTAAATGTAAGTAGTGCTGTATTGTTAACTATTTCTTTGGGAATTGGTGAATTTGCACAAACCGGATGGTTAGCTTATCCCCCTCTTTCTGGTATTAAATATAGCCCTGGAGTAGGGGTAGATTATTGGATTTGGAGTCTTCAAATTTCTGGAATTGGAACAACTTTAACAGGGATTAATTTTTTAGTAACTATTTTAAAAATGAGAGCTCCAGGGATGAATTTATTTAAAATGCCTGTATTTACCTGGACAGCTTTATGTACAAATATATTAATTATCATATCTTTTCCAGTATTAACTATTACTTTAATTTTATTAACTTTAGATCGTTATTTAAATTTTCATTTTTTTACTAATGATCTAGGTGGAAATGCTATGATGTATGTAAATTTAATATGGATTTGGGGACATCCAGAAGTATATATTTTAGTTCTTCCGGTGTTTGGTATTTTTTCAGAAGTTGTGGCTACTTTTTCAAAAAAGCGTTTATTTGGATATGTGTCTTTAGTATGGGCAACACTAGCTATTACTATTTTATCTTTTATTGTGTGGTTGCATCATTTTTTTACTATGGGTGCAGGATCAAATGTTAATGCTTTTTTTGGAATTACTACTATGATTATAGCAATTCCAACTGGGGTAAAAATTTTTAATTGGTTATTTACTATGTACCAAGGTCGTGTTCATATGCATTCCTCAATGTTATGGACTATTGGTTTTTTATTAACTTTTTCTATTGGCGGGATGACTGGTGTATTATTATCTATTCCTCCAGCTGATTTTATTTTGCATAACAGTGTATTTTTAGTTGCTCATTTTCATAATGTAATAATTGGTGGTGTTGTTTTCGGTTGTTTTGCTGGTATTAATTATTGGTTTCCAAAATTATTTGGTTTTGTTTTAAATGAAATTTGGGGAAAACGTGCATTTTGGTTTTGGATAATAGGTTTTTTTACTGCTTTTATGCCGTTATATTTTTTAGGTTTAATGGGTATGACTCGTCGTTTAAGTCAAAATATTGATGTAGAATTTCATTTTTTATTATGTGTTTCCGCATTTGGCGCTATTTTAATTGGTATTGGCATTATATGTCAAATAGTTCAATTTTATGTTTCAATTAAATATCGTCGTAATAATTTAGATATCACTGGTGATCCATGGGATGGAAGAACTTTAGAATGGTCTACTTCTTCACCTGCACCTTTTTATAATTTTGCTATCGTCCCTCATGTTAAAAACAAAGATGACTTTTGGGAATCAAAAAAACAAAAGAAACATATAAAAAATATTGATTATCATGAAATTCATATGCCAAAAAATACGGGATTAGGAGTGGTGATTGGTTTTTTATCTTTAATATTTGGTTTTTCAGCTGTTTGGCATATTACTTGGTTATGTTTATTATCTTTTTTTACAATAATTACAAGCTTAATTATCAAAAGTACTAATGAACATAATGAATATGTAGTTTCTATAAAAGAAATTAAAGAAATAGAAGATCAAAAATTTTTAAATATTAAAAAAGTAGGTTTAAAATGA
- the cyoA gene encoding ubiquinol oxidase subunit II, with translation MIYSNFNKFFKILLLTSIIFILNGCDSMLLNSHGIVAQQESSLILISFIMMLFIVIPVFFMTIYFSIKYRASNITEIYKPNWSESKTIETIIWIIPILIISFLAYLTWNYSHLLDPKKSILSKYKPIKIDVIALDWRWLFIYPDYGVATINEIAFPKNTPVVFRITSNSVMNSFFIPSLGSQIYAMPGMITKLNLISNDLGKYKGISSNYSGRGFSNMKFTVISLPNKKIFIDWIDKIQHSPKKLNTLKKFNKVSFPNENHYVEYFSNVEKTLFDRIVH, from the coding sequence ATGATATATTCAAATTTTAATAAATTTTTTAAGATATTATTATTAACTTCAATTATTTTCATATTAAATGGTTGTGATAGTATGCTCTTAAACTCACATGGAATCGTCGCTCAACAAGAATCTTCATTAATTCTAATATCATTTATAATGATGTTATTTATAGTTATTCCTGTTTTTTTTATGACAATATATTTTTCAATTAAATATCGTGCTTCTAATATAACTGAAATATATAAACCGAATTGGTCTGAATCTAAAACAATAGAAACAATTATATGGATTATACCTATTTTAATAATATCTTTTTTAGCATATCTAACATGGAATTATTCTCATTTATTAGATCCTAAAAAGTCTATATTATCAAAATATAAACCTATTAAAATAGATGTCATTGCATTAGATTGGAGATGGTTGTTTATTTATCCAGATTATGGTGTAGCAACTATTAATGAAATAGCCTTTCCTAAAAATACACCAGTAGTGTTTCGTATAACTTCAAATTCTGTTATGAATTCTTTTTTTATTCCATCCCTTGGAAGTCAAATATACGCCATGCCTGGAATGATAACAAAATTAAATTTAATTTCTAACGATTTAGGAAAATATAAAGGAATATCTTCTAATTATAGTGGAAGAGGATTTTCTAATATGAAGTTTACTGTTATCTCGTTACCAAATAAAAAAATATTTATAGATTGGATTGATAAAATACAACATTCGCCGAAAAAGTTAAACACTCTAAAAAAATTTAACAAAGTATCTTTTCCGAATGAAAATCATTATGTAGAATATTTTTCTAATGTTGAAAAGACATTATTTGACAGAATAGTGCATTAA
- a CDS encoding BolA/IbaG family iron-sulfur metabolism protein produces MCLEKIKKYLTLKINIINIEIYNDSNFHKNTSNTLTHLKIIIISDDFINHKTINRHRLIFKRLSEIHKKKIYSITLYTYTSYEWKHRKYKNNNSLKCFQHDK; encoded by the coding sequence ATGTGTTTAGAAAAAATAAAAAAATATTTAACATTAAAAATCAATATAATCAATATTGAAATTTATAACGATAGTAACTTTCATAAAAATACTTCAAATACTCTTACGCATCTAAAAATAATTATTATTAGCGATGATTTTATTAATCACAAAACAATTAACAGACATCGATTAATTTTTAAAAGATTAAGTGAAATACATAAAAAAAAAATATATTCAATTACATTATATACTTATACTTCATACGAATGGAAACATAGAAAATATAAAAATAATAATTCTTTAAAATGCTTTCAACATGATAAATAA
- the tig gene encoding trigger factor, whose protein sequence is MKFLLEKTKDAGHRVTINIPKIIIDQALIKEFSKINKTTNINGFRKGKAPIKIIQQKYGNNVYYDVFNKLMQKFFFEFLSKEKINIIGHPKYFINKNEEKNENFKYSVIYEIYPHIKIKKLNLIKVEKSIVNITDAEVKKNLIENQTKTTVWNKVNRSIKINDRVKISYSLYDNNRKIEKFGIKNIQFIVLNNNLLNELNNKIINHYTDDVIFLKIFFSSFHPEKILHKKNITLKIKIIRIEEKEELKIKKNIQNTKFIELNLQSIKNKIVQDINKLIQNQLKNQIIHKLVTLNPIKIPPILLKEEVKNLHQKLIEEYKTKKNILDKRYHINLELYAKKRLYTKLILEKIINDNKIVVDEEQIEFTIKEISSKYKNPLEIINLYNQNKILRKTIKNLELEKKAIIFLQNKINIIDKHYTFDEFIRNNRNYSEELFF, encoded by the coding sequence ATGAAATTTCTTCTGGAAAAAACTAAAGATGCAGGTCATCGTGTTACAATCAATATTCCAAAAATAATAATTGATCAAGCTCTTATTAAAGAATTTTCTAAAATTAATAAAACAACCAATATTAACGGTTTTAGAAAAGGCAAAGCGCCTATTAAGATAATACAACAAAAATATGGAAATAATGTTTATTATGATGTATTTAATAAACTAATGCAAAAATTTTTTTTTGAATTCTTAAGTAAAGAAAAAATAAATATTATTGGACACCCTAAATATTTTATAAATAAAAATGAAGAAAAAAATGAAAACTTTAAATATTCTGTAATTTATGAAATTTATCCTCATATCAAAATTAAAAAACTAAACCTCATCAAAGTAGAAAAAAGTATTGTTAATATCACTGATGCAGAGGTAAAAAAAAATCTCATCGAGAATCAAACAAAAACTACTGTTTGGAATAAAGTCAACAGATCTATCAAAATCAATGATCGAGTAAAAATTAGTTATTCATTATATGATAATAATAGAAAAATAGAAAAATTTGGCATAAAAAACATTCAATTTATTGTTTTAAACAATAATTTATTAAATGAATTAAATAACAAAATAATTAATCATTACACTGATGATGTTATTTTTTTAAAAATATTTTTTTCTTCATTTCATCCTGAAAAAATACTTCATAAAAAAAATATAACATTGAAAATTAAAATAATACGCATTGAAGAAAAAGAAGAATTAAAAATAAAAAAAAATATTCAAAATACAAAATTTATTGAATTAAACTTACAATCCATAAAAAATAAAATAGTACAAGATATAAACAAATTAATTCAAAATCAATTAAAAAATCAAATTATACACAAGCTAGTAACATTAAATCCAATTAAAATACCTCCTATCTTATTGAAGGAAGAAGTAAAAAATTTACATCAAAAATTAATAGAAGAATATAAAACAAAAAAAAATATTTTAGATAAACGATATCATATTAATCTTGAATTATATGCTAAAAAAAGATTATATACTAAGTTAATCTTAGAAAAAATCATTAATGATAATAAAATTGTAGTTGATGAAGAACAAATAGAATTCACCATTAAAGAAATATCTTCAAAATATAAAAATCCGTTAGAAATTATTAATTTATATAATCAAAATAAAATATTAAGAAAAACAATAAAAAATTTAGAACTAGAAAAAAAAGCTATAATATTTTTACAAAATAAAATTAATATTATAGATAAACATTATACTTTTGATGAATTTATACGTAATAACAGAAATTATTCAGAAGAACTATTTTTTTAA
- the clpP gene encoding ATP-dependent Clp endopeptidase proteolytic subunit ClpP, translating to MSHSILIPMVIEQDSRGERSYDIYSRLLKERIIFISGTIEDRMANTIIAQMLFLEAENPEKDIFLYINSPGGIITSGMSIYDTMQFIHPDVRTICVGQACSMGAFLLASGTKGKRFSLLNSRIMIHQPLGGFQGQASDIAIHTKEIIKTKKRLNQLFSLHTGQSIKKINKDTERDCFLSANESIQYGLIDSILTQRK from the coding sequence ATGTCTCATTCAATATTAATTCCAATGGTTATTGAACAAGATTCAAGAGGAGAACGTTCATATGACATATATTCAAGATTATTAAAAGAACGTATAATTTTTATCAGCGGAACTATTGAAGATAGAATGGCAAATACTATTATAGCTCAAATGCTATTTTTAGAGGCTGAAAACCCAGAAAAAGATATATTTTTATATATTAATTCACCTGGTGGTATTATTACTTCAGGTATGTCTATTTATGATACTATGCAATTTATTCATCCAGATGTAAGAACTATTTGCGTAGGACAGGCATGTTCAATGGGTGCTTTTCTTTTGGCATCTGGTACAAAAGGTAAAAGATTTTCTTTATTAAATTCAAGAATTATGATCCACCAACCATTAGGTGGTTTTCAAGGACAAGCATCAGATATTGCAATTCATACAAAAGAAATAATTAAAACGAAAAAAAGATTAAATCAACTATTTTCTTTGCATACTGGACAATCAATTAAAAAAATAAATAAAGATACAGAAAGAGATTGTTTTTTATCAGCAAATGAATCTATCCAATATGGACTAATTGATTCAATTCTAACTCAACGAAAATAA
- the clpX gene encoding ATP-dependent Clp protease ATP-binding subunit ClpX, translated as MTNKSKDDSKTLLHCSFCGKNQKEVEKLIAGPSVCICNECIKLCNNIIEETKPSKDTQSGDLKNLPTPSEIKKYLDSYVIGQDYTKKVLSVAVYNHYQRIRNINQNQKKTELGKSNILLIGPTGSGKTLLAETLAKLLNVPFSISDATTLTEAGYVGEDVENVIQKLLQKCKYNVKKAELGIIYIDEIDKISRKSDNPSITRDVSGEGVQQALLKLIEGTLASIPPQGGRKHPQQEFLQINTSNILFICAGAFSGLSNIISKRINVNTEIGFNAKMHKQNQEKSKEHLLKQVEPKDLIKFGLIPEFVGRLPIITIVNELTKNALVEILCKPKNALIKQYQTLFHLEKVKLEFDDKSIEAIAKQAMLKKTGARGLRSIIEKVLLNIMYELPSMKNVEKVIITESVIYSKSLPKIIYEKTKSKKASGE; from the coding sequence ATGACAAATAAGAGTAAAGATGATTCTAAAACATTACTTCATTGCTCTTTTTGCGGGAAAAATCAAAAAGAAGTGGAAAAACTAATTGCAGGCCCATCAGTATGCATATGTAATGAATGTATTAAATTATGCAATAACATTATTGAAGAAACAAAGCCATCAAAAGATACTCAAAGTGGTGATTTAAAAAATTTACCTACACCATCAGAAATAAAAAAATATCTTGATAGCTATGTAATAGGACAAGATTATACAAAAAAAGTTTTATCTGTAGCTGTTTATAATCATTATCAGCGTATTAGAAATATAAATCAAAATCAAAAAAAAACTGAACTTGGTAAAAGTAATATTTTATTAATTGGGCCTACTGGAAGTGGTAAAACTTTATTAGCAGAAACACTAGCTAAATTATTAAATGTGCCATTTAGCATCTCTGATGCTACTACTCTAACAGAAGCTGGATATGTAGGAGAAGATGTTGAAAATGTAATACAAAAACTATTACAAAAATGCAAATATAATGTTAAAAAAGCAGAATTAGGTATTATATACATAGACGAAATTGATAAAATTTCTAGAAAATCTGACAATCCCTCTATAACTCGAGATGTATCAGGAGAAGGAGTTCAGCAAGCATTATTAAAACTTATTGAAGGAACATTAGCTTCTATTCCACCACAAGGTGGTCGAAAACATCCACAGCAAGAATTTTTACAAATTAACACTTCAAATATTTTATTTATATGTGCAGGAGCATTTTCAGGATTATCTAATATTATTTCGAAAAGAATTAATGTGAATACTGAAATTGGATTTAATGCAAAAATGCATAAACAAAATCAGGAAAAATCAAAAGAACATTTACTGAAACAAGTGGAACCAAAAGATTTAATAAAATTTGGATTAATTCCTGAATTTGTTGGTCGTTTACCTATTATTACAATCGTAAATGAATTAACAAAAAATGCACTTGTTGAAATTTTATGTAAACCTAAAAATGCTTTAATTAAACAATATCAAACACTATTTCATTTAGAAAAAGTAAAATTAGAGTTTGATGATAAATCAATTGAAGCTATTGCAAAACAAGCAATGCTTAAAAAAACAGGAGCCCGAGGATTAAGATCTATTATTGAGAAAGTTTTATTAAACATCATGTATGAATTACCATCAATGAAAAATGTAGAAAAGGTAATTATTACTGAATCAGTAATATATTCAAAATCTTTACCTAAAATAATATATGAAAAAACTAAATCAAAAAAAGCATCTGGTGAATAA